One segment of Solanum lycopersicum chromosome 1, SLM_r2.1 DNA contains the following:
- the LOC101253117 gene encoding ruBisCO large subunit-binding protein subunit beta, chloroplastic — protein MASTFAGMSSAGPLAAPSTSSNKLSSVANISSTSFGSKRNVALKKSRRPTILAAAKELHFNKDGSAIKKLQNGVNKLADLVGVTLGPKGRNVVLESKYGAPKIVNDGVTVAREVELEDPVENIGAKLVRQAAAKTNDLAGDGTTTSVVLAQGLIAEGVKVVAAGANPVLITRGIEKTAKALVAELKNMSKEVEDSELADVAAVSAGNNLEVGSMIAEAMSKVGRKGVVTLEEGKSAENSLRVVEGMQFDRGYVSPYFVTDSEKMSVEYENCKLLLVDKKITNARDLVNVLEDAIRNGYPILIIAEDIEQEALATLVVNKLRGALKVAALKAPGFGERKSQYLDDIATLTGGTVIREELGLTLDKADKEVLGHAAKVVLTKDATTIVGDGSTQEAVNKRVAQIKNLIEAADQDYEKEKLNERIAKLSGGVAVIQVGAQTETELKEKKLRVEDALNATKAAVEEGIVVGGGCTLLRLAAKVDAIKGTLANDEEKVGADIVKRALSYPLKLIAKNAGVNGSVVSEKVLSSDDPKFGYNAATGNYEDLMAAGIIDPTKVVRCCLEHAASVAKTFLMSDCVVVEIKEPEAAVAGNPMDNSGYGY, from the exons ATGGCATCTACTTTTGCTGGTATGTCCTCAGCAGGTCCCTTGGCTGCTCCCAGCACTTCCTCAAACAAGCTTTCCTCTGTTGCTAATATATCTTCCACCTCTTTCGGGAGCAAAAGAAATGTTGCACTAAAAAAGTCACGCAGGCCAACAATTTTGGCTGCAGCTAAAGAGTTGCACTTCAACAAGGATGGCTCCGCTATCAAGAAGCTACAG AATGGTGTGAACAAACTTGCTGATCTAGTTGGAGTTACTCTTGGCCCAAAAGGCAGGAATGTTGTCCTTGAGAGCAAGTATGGTGCTCCAAAAATTGTTAATGATGGAGTTACTGTGGCCAGAGAG GTTGAATTAGAGGATCCAGTAGAAAACATTGGTGCGAAATTAGTGAGACAAGCTGCTGCCAAAACCAATGACTTGGCTGGGGATGGGACTACTACATCTGTCGTGCTAGCTCAGGGCCTAATTGCTGAAGGTGTTAAG GTGGTTGCAGCTGGTGCAAACCCTGTCCTAATCACCAGAGGAATTGAGAAGACAGCAAAAGCATTAGTAGCTGAGTTGAAGAATATGTCAAAAGAG GTGGAAGACAGTGAACTAGCAGATGTGGCTGCAGTAAGTGCTGGCAACAATTTGGAAGTAGGGAGTATGATTGCTGAAGCCATGAGCAAGGTTGGAAGGAAAGGTGTTGTGACACTAGAGGAGGGTAAAAGTGCTGAAAACAGTCTGCGTGTGGTTGAAGGAATGCAATTTGACCGTGGTTATGTCTCTCCTTACTTTGTTACCGACAGTGAGAAAATGTCCGTTGAATATGAGAACTGTAAG TTGCTACTGGTTGATAAAAAGATAACAAATGCAAGAGATCTTGTTAATGTCCTGGAAGATGCTATCAGAAATGGTTACCCAATTTTAATTATTGCTGAAGATATTGAGCAGGAAGCTTTGGCAACTCTTGTTGTCAATAAGCTTAGAGGTGCCTTGAAGGTCGCTGCACTTAAAGCTCCTGGTTTTGGTGAGCGAAAAAGCCAGTATCTTGATGACATAGCAACCCTTACTGGAG GCACTGTTATTAGGGAGGAGCTTGGCCTTACCTTGGACAAGGCTGACAAGGAAGTTCTAGGTCATGCTGCTAAAGTAGTGCTGACTAAGGATGCCACTACAATTGTTGGTGATGGTAGCACTCAGGAAGCAGTCAACAAACGTGTTGCACAGATTAAAAACCTGATAGAG GCTGCAGATCAAGATTATGAAAAGGAAAAGCTAAATGAAAGAATTGCTAAGTTATCAGGAGGTGTGGCTGTCATACAG GTTGGAGCTCAAACTGAAACTGAATTGAAGGAGAAGAAACTTAGAGTAGAAGATGCTCTCAATGCAACAAAG GCAGCTGTTGAGGAAGGTATTGTTGTTGGAGGAGGGTGCACGCTCCTCAGACTTGCTGCAAAAGTTGATGCCATAAAGGGAACCCTTGCAAATGATGAGGAGAAG GTTGGAGCGGATATTGTCAAAAGAGCATTGAGCTACCCTTTGAAATTGATTGCTAAAAATGCTGGTGTTAATGGAAGTGTTGTCAGTGAGAAG GTGCTGTCAAGTGATGATCCAAAATTTGGATATAATGCTGCAACTGGCAACTATGAAGACTTAATGGCTGCTGGCATCATTGATCCAACAAAG GTGGTGAGGTGTTGTCTAGAACACGCTGCATCTGTAGCGAAGACATTCTTAATGTCAGATTGTGTGGTGGTTGAGATCAAGGAGCCCGAAGCAGCAGTTGCTGGCAACCCGATGGACAACTCAG GATACGGTTACTAG